A single genomic interval of Acidobacteriota bacterium harbors:
- the metH gene encoding methionine synthase, protein MSNTSNILSKLQSLLSRRIVIIDGAMGTMIQRYQLDEAAYRGERFKDWPSDLKGNNDLLSITQPHLIEAIHRQYLEAGAEIIETNTFNSQSVTLHDYGMAHLAYEMNVASAQVARRAVDKFLAEHPDRVAFVAGALGPTNKTASLSPDVNNPAYRAVTYEQVAESYYEAAKGQLDGGADILIVETVFDSLNSKAALFAIQKLYAELGQPKEELPPLMLSFTITDLSGRTLSGQTVEAYFHATAHAPLLSIGINCALGPKEMRPYIEELSSLAPIYVSAYPNAGLPNPLLPTGFPETPETLAPQLAEWAASGFLNLVGGCCGTTPDHIRALAQAVKGFKPRVPAEPKTYLSLSGLEALNVRPDTNFVNIGERTNVTGSPRFSKLILNGDYDEALSVARQQVENGAQLIDVNMDEGMLDSEAAMVRFLNLIASEPDIARVPVVVDSSKWSVIEAGLRCLQGKAVVNSISLKEGEDKFIEQAQLVRRYGAAVIVMAFDEKGQADNYERRTEICQRAYRLLVDKVGFPPQDIIFDPNILTVGTGMEEHANYAVDFINATRWIKQNLPHARVSGGVSNISFSFRGNNAVREAMHSAFLYHAIRAGLDMGIVNAGQLAVYDEIPKDLLELVEDVLLNRRADATERLIAFAESVKQRGKVEIVADEWRSGSVEERLKHALVKGITDFVEADAEEARQKYGRPLTVIEGPLMDGMNVVGDLFGAGKMFLPQVVKSARVMKKAVAWLEPFMEAEKTAESRAQGKILLATVKGDVHDIGKNIVGVVLACNNYEVIDLGVMVSCDKILKAARERNVDVIGLSGLITPSLDEMQHVAREMQREGFTVPLLIGGATTSRVHTAVKIAHHYEPPVVHVLDASRAVPVVGQLINPETRGAFALKNQSQQNQDRERHEASREQRVMLTLEQARANRTPIDWATSDLAQPAFTGLRVLTDFPLAELAPFIDWSPFFHAWELAGVYPRILDDAVVGEQARKLFADAQALLQKIVDGKLLRARGVYGFWPANAVGDDIELYADAARSSVIATFHTLRQQTGKRSGQFNQALSDFIAPKASGRLDSLGAFAVTTGGGVDELCAQFERDHDDYHSIMTKALADRLAEAFAELLHQRARADWGFGAGEKLTVEELIKEKYRGIRPAPGYPAQPDHTEKRALFELLQAEKNAGIALTESFAMLPASSVSGLYFGNAEAKYFALGKIERDQVEEYAGRKGMEVREVERWLAPYLNYEP, encoded by the coding sequence ATGAGCAATACCTCCAACATACTTTCCAAACTTCAATCTCTTCTTTCCCGGCGTATCGTCATCATTGACGGCGCGATGGGCACGATGATCCAACGCTACCAACTTGACGAAGCCGCCTATCGCGGCGAACGCTTCAAAGACTGGCCGAGCGATCTGAAGGGCAACAACGATCTGCTCTCGATCACGCAGCCGCATTTGATCGAGGCCATTCATCGCCAGTATCTGGAAGCGGGCGCGGAGATCATTGAGACCAATACCTTCAATTCGCAGAGCGTGACCTTGCACGATTACGGCATGGCGCATCTGGCGTATGAGATGAACGTCGCTTCGGCGCAGGTGGCGCGGCGGGCGGTGGACAAGTTTCTGGCTGAGCATCCCGACCGTGTGGCTTTTGTCGCGGGCGCGTTGGGGCCGACGAATAAGACGGCTTCGCTGTCGCCGGATGTGAACAATCCGGCCTATCGCGCGGTGACCTACGAACAGGTGGCCGAGAGTTATTACGAAGCGGCGAAGGGCCAGTTGGATGGCGGCGCGGACATTCTGATCGTCGAGACGGTGTTTGATTCGCTCAATTCCAAAGCGGCGCTGTTTGCGATTCAGAAACTTTACGCCGAACTGGGCCAGCCGAAAGAGGAACTGCCGCCGCTGATGCTGTCGTTCACGATTACGGATTTGAGCGGGCGCACGCTGAGTGGGCAGACGGTCGAGGCGTATTTCCATGCGACGGCGCACGCGCCGCTGCTGAGCATCGGCATCAATTGTGCGCTCGGGCCGAAAGAGATGCGGCCTTACATTGAGGAATTGTCGAGCCTCGCGCCGATTTATGTCAGCGCCTATCCGAACGCGGGCTTGCCGAATCCGCTGCTGCCGACGGGCTTTCCTGAAACACCGGAGACGCTGGCACCGCAGTTGGCCGAATGGGCGGCGAGCGGCTTTTTGAATCTGGTGGGCGGCTGTTGCGGCACGACGCCCGATCACATCCGCGCGCTTGCCCAGGCGGTCAAGGGCTTCAAACCGCGCGTGCCGGCGGAGCCGAAGACATATCTGTCGTTGAGCGGCTTGGAAGCGTTGAACGTGCGGCCCGATACGAATTTCGTCAACATCGGCGAACGCACGAACGTGACCGGCTCGCCGCGTTTCTCCAAACTGATTCTGAACGGCGATTACGACGAGGCGCTGAGCGTCGCGCGCCAGCAAGTCGAGAACGGCGCGCAGTTGATTGACGTGAACATGGACGAGGGCATGCTCGACAGCGAAGCGGCGATGGTCAGGTTTTTGAACTTGATCGCCAGCGAGCCGGACATCGCGCGCGTGCCCGTTGTCGTTGACTCGTCCAAGTGGTCGGTGATCGAAGCGGGCTTGCGTTGCTTGCAGGGCAAGGCGGTCGTCAATTCGATCTCGTTGAAAGAGGGCGAGGACAAGTTCATCGAACAGGCGCAGTTGGTGCGACGTTATGGCGCGGCGGTGATCGTGATGGCGTTTGATGAAAAAGGCCAGGCCGATAACTACGAGCGGCGCACTGAAATCTGTCAACGGGCTTATCGTCTACTGGTTGACAAAGTCGGCTTCCCGCCGCAGGACATCATCTTCGATCCGAACATCCTGACGGTTGGGACGGGGATGGAAGAGCACGCCAATTATGCGGTGGATTTCATCAACGCGACGCGCTGGATCAAGCAGAACCTGCCACACGCGCGGGTGAGCGGCGGCGTCAGCAACATCTCGTTTTCGTTCCGTGGCAACAACGCCGTGCGCGAGGCGATGCATTCGGCTTTCCTCTATCACGCCATTAGGGCCGGGCTGGACATGGGCATCGTCAACGCGGGGCAGTTGGCGGTTTACGACGAGATTCCCAAAGACCTGTTGGAACTGGTCGAAGACGTGTTGCTGAATCGCCGTGCCGACGCGACCGAACGCCTGATCGCCTTTGCTGAATCGGTCAAGCAACGCGGCAAAGTCGAAATCGTCGCTGACGAATGGCGTTCCGGTTCAGTCGAGGAGCGGCTGAAACACGCGCTGGTCAAGGGCATTACCGATTTCGTAGAGGCCGATGCCGAAGAGGCGCGGCAGAAATACGGGCGGCCGCTGACCGTGATCGAAGGCCCGTTGATGGATGGCATGAACGTCGTCGGCGACCTGTTTGGCGCGGGCAAAATGTTCCTGCCGCAAGTCGTCAAATCAGCCCGCGTGATGAAAAAGGCCGTCGCCTGGTTGGAGCCATTTATGGAAGCCGAGAAGACGGCGGAGTCGCGTGCGCAAGGCAAGATTTTGCTGGCGACGGTGAAAGGCGACGTGCACGACATCGGCAAAAACATCGTCGGCGTCGTGCTGGCTTGCAACAACTACGAAGTGATTGACCTGGGCGTGATGGTCTCGTGCGATAAGATTCTGAAAGCGGCCCGTGAACGCAACGTGGATGTGATTGGGCTGAGCGGTTTGATCACGCCTTCGCTGGATGAAATGCAGCACGTCGCGCGCGAGATGCAACGCGAAGGTTTCACCGTGCCGCTGCTGATCGGCGGGGCGACGACTTCGCGCGTGCACACGGCGGTGAAGATTGCGCACCATTACGAACCGCCGGTCGTCCACGTGCTAGACGCTTCCCGCGCGGTGCCGGTGGTCGGGCAACTGATCAATCCCGAAACGCGGGGCGCGTTTGCGTTGAAAAATCAGAGCCAACAGAACCAGGATCGCGAAAGACACGAGGCCAGCCGCGAACAGCGTGTGATGCTGACGCTGGAACAAGCGCGCGCCAATCGCACGCCGATTGATTGGGCGACCAGCGATCTGGCCCAACCTGCTTTCACCGGTTTGCGCGTGCTGACTGATTTTCCGCTCGCCGAACTGGCGCCGTTCATTGACTGGTCGCCGTTCTTCCACGCCTGGGAATTGGCTGGTGTCTATCCGCGCATCCTTGACGATGCGGTCGTCGGCGAACAGGCGCGCAAGCTCTTTGCCGATGCGCAGGCATTGTTGCAAAAGATCGTGGACGGAAAGCTGTTACGGGCACGCGGCGTTTACGGTTTCTGGCCCGCGAACGCAGTGGGCGATGACATTGAGCTTTATGCTGATGCCGCGCGTTCTTCCGTCATTGCGACCTTCCACACCTTGCGGCAACAGACCGGAAAACGCAGTGGCCAATTCAATCAGGCGCTCAGCGATTTCATCGCACCGAAAGCGTCGGGCCGGCTGGATTCGCTCGGCGCGTTTGCCGTGACCACGGGCGGCGGCGTGGATGAACTTTGCGCGCAATTCGAGCGCGACCACGACGATTACCATTCGATTATGACGAAGGCGCTGGCGGATCGTTTGGCCGAAGCCTTTGCCGAGTTGTTGCATCAGCGCGCGCGCGCCGATTGGGGCTTTGGTGCAGGCGAAAAGCTGACGGTGGAGGAACTCATCAAAGAGAAGTATCGCGGCATACGCCCCGCGCCCGGCTATCCGGCGCAGCCCGATCACACCGAAAAGCGCGCGCTGTTCGAGTTGTTGCAGGCCGAAAAGAACGCGGGCATCGCGTTGACTGAAAGCTTTGCGATGCTGCCGGCGAGTTCGGTCAGCGGTCTGTATTTTGGGAATGCCGAAGCGAAGTATTTCGCGCTGGGCAAGATCGAGCGCGATCAAGTGGAAGAGTATGCGGGGCGGAAGGGAATGGAGGTGCGGGAGGTGGAGCGGTGGTTAGCACCGTATTTGAACTATGAGCCATAG
- a CDS encoding Uma2 family endonuclease, with translation MSALPKKLYTLEQYLELDKNSEEKYEFFDGEVFAMAGGSLEHNTISANVIRSLGNKLEGTACRVLSSDMRLKVPLALPYRYPDATVVCGEPVIEKLQGQPMLLNPVLIVEVLSDSTEAYDLGKKFTAYQSIESFREYLLIAQDRPHVIQYVQQEGGKWLRSEHHGLDAVLELEALDFSLPLNEIYQRVTFA, from the coding sequence ATGAGTGCCTTACCAAAGAAGCTTTACACCTTGGAACAGTATTTGGAATTGGATAAGAACTCAGAGGAAAAGTACGAGTTCTTTGATGGCGAAGTGTTTGCGATGGCCGGGGGATCGCTTGAGCACAACACAATTTCAGCCAATGTAATTCGCTCGCTTGGTAATAAACTGGAAGGCACAGCTTGCCGTGTGTTATCCAGCGATATGCGCTTGAAAGTGCCATTGGCCTTACCGTACCGCTATCCTGACGCAACAGTGGTTTGTGGTGAACCGGTGATTGAAAAATTGCAGGGGCAGCCAATGCTGCTCAATCCAGTTTTGATCGTGGAAGTTCTTTCGGATTCAACCGAAGCTTACGACCTTGGCAAAAAGTTCACCGCCTATCAATCCATCGAAAGCTTCCGCGAATACCTGTTAATCGCCCAAGATCGGCCACACGTGATCCAGTACGTGCAGCAGGAAGGCGGCAAATGGTTGCGCTCCGAACATCACGGGCTAGACGCTGTGTTGGAACTGGAAGCGCTCGATTTTTCGTTGCCGCTCAACGAAATCTATCAGCGCGTCACCTTTGCCTAA
- a CDS encoding TIM barrel protein yields the protein MLKRRSFLQLGASAAVLPALNLKAALNPPFINSAFSQQPKPKLNRLKLSVTWGMMNRLPIPDGLAKLKDLGYDAYEMFNWRDPKVLDTFLTEAPKYPNLACATLISNKGVTAQDCGLVNPKERDQFLKEMETAIEVAKKFNCKRLVTLTGNEVPGMSRDAMFDSAVAGLKAIAPTLEKNGITAVIEVLNTYVDHRGYYLYYVRDGAKLIDAVGSPNVKILFDIYHVQIMEGNLIPLIRQNIQRIDHFHIGDHPGRHQPGTGEINYRNVFKAIHDLGYEGYAALEYGPTIPLYLDLINQRNLTIFE from the coding sequence ATGCTCAAGCGCAGATCGTTTTTGCAACTGGGCGCAAGCGCCGCCGTCTTGCCCGCCCTGAATTTGAAAGCCGCTCTGAACCCGCCGTTCATCAACTCAGCTTTTTCCCAACAACCCAAACCCAAGCTCAACCGGCTAAAACTGTCGGTCACCTGGGGCATGATGAATCGGCTGCCCATCCCCGATGGATTGGCGAAGCTCAAGGATTTGGGCTACGACGCTTACGAAATGTTCAACTGGCGCGACCCAAAGGTGCTGGACACTTTTCTGACCGAAGCGCCCAAGTACCCCAACCTGGCCTGCGCCACACTCATCAGCAACAAAGGCGTGACCGCGCAGGATTGCGGCTTGGTCAACCCAAAAGAGCGCGATCAGTTTCTGAAAGAGATGGAAACAGCGATTGAGGTGGCCAAGAAATTCAACTGCAAACGCCTCGTCACGCTCACCGGCAACGAGGTCCCCGGCATGTCCCGCGATGCCATGTTTGACAGCGCCGTCGCCGGCCTGAAAGCCATCGCCCCCACGCTGGAAAAAAACGGCATCACGGCGGTCATCGAAGTGCTCAACACTTACGTTGATCACCGCGGCTATTATCTTTATTACGTGCGCGACGGAGCCAAGCTGATTGACGCGGTCGGCAGCCCGAACGTCAAAATCCTCTTCGACATCTACCACGTGCAGATTATGGAAGGAAACCTGATCCCGCTGATCCGCCAAAACATCCAACGCATTGACCACTTCCACATCGGCGACCACCCGGGCCGCCACCAACCCGGCACTGGCGAAATCAATTACCGCAACGTGTTCAAAGCAATTCACGATCTCGGCTATGAAGGCTATGCCGCGCTCGAATACGGGCCGACGATTCCGTTGTATTTGGACTTAATCAATCAGCGGAACCTGACGATCTTTGAATAG
- the ftcD gene encoding glutamate formimidoyltransferase, which yields MNRIVECVPNFSEGRDAAKVEQLVAAIAAVPDVVLLAHELDANHHRSVITFAGEPEAVVEAAVRAAAVAVELIDLNHHLGEHPRIGALDVLPFVPLQNVTMEDCIELAHQAGERLARELHIPVYLYERAASQSSRVNLADVRRGEFEGLREDIATDPEREPDYGEPVIHPTAGATAVGARAPLIAYNVNLGTADLNIARKIAQAVRGSGGGLQFVKALGIDLKDRNQVQVSLNLVNYEASPLFRVFELVRREAERYGVPVVGSEIVGLVPQAALNACADFYLRIENFREGLILEKRLQEALDERASRVSARPGTLHLMPPPVEAQPVALTSVAAEFFDESADAEWLGTFCDDVAAGTLAPGGGSVTAYAGALAAALGAMVCNLTLGKKKYEEVEHETREILAQLEQLSADLRVAVAEDADSQERMVEAMQLPRITEAERLARISAIEQATRGLIGLRMRVAESSFDTLELLDELAEVGNPIAFADLTTGAQLALTALRSTSYQVLSNLGALSDEEFTRLRRLELDDLLVRGQEVADGIEAQFFQMYPR from the coding sequence ATGAATCGAATCGTTGAATGCGTGCCCAATTTCAGCGAAGGCCGCGATGCGGCGAAGGTTGAACAATTGGTCGCCGCCATCGCTGCCGTGCCTGACGTAGTCCTGCTCGCGCATGAGCTGGACGCCAATCATCATCGCTCGGTCATCACCTTCGCCGGTGAGCCAGAAGCGGTGGTTGAGGCGGCGGTGCGAGCGGCGGCAGTGGCGGTCGAATTGATTGATCTGAATCACCACTTGGGCGAACACCCGCGTATTGGAGCATTGGACGTGTTGCCGTTTGTGCCGCTGCAAAACGTGACGATGGAAGATTGCATCGAGTTGGCGCATCAGGCGGGCGAGCGGCTGGCGCGCGAACTGCACATCCCTGTTTATCTTTACGAACGCGCGGCGAGCCAGTCCAGCCGCGTCAATCTGGCGGATGTGCGGCGCGGCGAATTTGAGGGATTGCGTGAAGACATCGCAACTGACCCCGAACGCGAACCTGATTACGGCGAGCCGGTGATTCATCCGACGGCGGGGGCGACGGCGGTGGGTGCACGCGCGCCGCTGATCGCCTACAACGTGAATCTGGGCACGGCGGATTTGAACATCGCCCGCAAGATCGCACAGGCCGTGCGGGGCAGCGGTGGCGGGCTGCAATTCGTTAAGGCGCTGGGGATTGATTTGAAAGATCGCAATCAGGTGCAGGTCTCGCTGAACCTGGTCAATTACGAAGCCTCGCCGCTCTTTCGCGTCTTTGAATTGGTGCGGCGCGAGGCCGAACGCTACGGCGTGCCGGTCGTCGGCAGCGAGATCGTCGGGCTGGTGCCGCAAGCCGCGCTCAATGCTTGCGCTGATTTTTATCTACGCATCGAAAACTTTCGTGAAGGGCTGATTCTGGAAAAGCGGCTGCAAGAGGCGCTGGACGAACGCGCTAGCCGTGTATCGGCGCGTCCAGGCACGTTGCATCTGATGCCGCCGCCGGTCGAAGCGCAACCCGTAGCATTAACGAGCGTGGCGGCTGAGTTTTTTGATGAAAGCGCCGATGCGGAATGGTTGGGAACGTTTTGTGATGATGTCGCGGCGGGCACACTGGCGCCGGGCGGCGGCAGCGTCACGGCGTATGCCGGCGCGTTGGCGGCGGCGCTTGGCGCAATGGTTTGCAACCTGACGCTGGGCAAAAAGAAATACGAGGAAGTCGAGCACGAAACGCGTGAAATCCTGGCTCAACTGGAACAGCTCAGCGCCGACCTGCGCGTGGCCGTCGCCGAAGACGCAGACAGTCAGGAACGTATGGTCGAAGCCATGCAATTGCCGCGTATTACCGAAGCCGAGCGTTTGGCCCGTATCAGTGCGATTGAACAGGCGACGCGCGGTTTGATCGGGTTGCGTATGCGTGTGGCCGAAAGTTCGTTCGATACCTTGGAACTGCTGGATGAATTGGCCGAGGTCGGCAATCCGATTGCTTTCGCCGATTTGACGACGGGCGCGCAACTGGCGTTGACGGCGTTGCGCAGCACGTCTTATCAAGTGCTCAGCAATCTGGGCGCGCTCAGCGACGAAGAGTTCACGCGGCTGCGGCGGCTCGAATTGGACGATTTGCTGGTGCGCGGGCAGGAGGTGGCGGATGGGATCGAGGCGCAGTTTTTTCAGATGTATCCACGTTGA
- the ggt gene encoding gamma-glutamyltransferase → MFTRKIVTLFLSLALLISCTAAPSSVVPAPTTTASSARPPVRGKSGMVASVSEIASKVGVDILKRGGNAIDAAVAVGLALAVVWPSAGNIGGGGFMMIKLADGKTTAIDYREMGPAVAHRNVYLDAKGDYIKGSSTYGHKAAGVPGSVAGMAYALSKYGKLKWADVAQPAFTLAQNGFPVWYQFERSLKGSQKELERYPESKRVFLRNGKPYETGEIFRQPELAATLGRLIKLGPQEFYTGRTARLIEATMRKAAQEHGYAKPWMTVQDLKNYKAIERTPLKTKYRGHEIYTMPPPSSGGVALVEMLNILERYDLKAMGAGSSQSLHLMTEAMRRAFADRAEFLGDPDFVKVPIAGLTSRAYADKLADTIRMEQASTSEEIKHGEPAGYESEETTHYTVVDKDGNVVACTTTLNESYGNKITVEGAGFLLNNEMDDFAPKPGSPNAYNLIQGENNAVAARKRPLSSMTPSIVLKDGQFWFAVGSPGGPTIINTVLQVILNVIDHGMNIQQAIEWPRIHHQWMPDTITYEPYGIAPDVLKALEAKGHKFVERPRYMGDAEGVMIEDKTGVRLGGSDPRLDGHSVGY, encoded by the coding sequence ATGTTCACCAGAAAAATCGTCACCTTATTCCTGTCACTCGCGCTGCTGATTTCCTGCACGGCGGCGCCTTCGTCCGTTGTGCCCGCCCCGACGACGACCGCCTCTTCGGCACGTCCACCGGTTCGGGGCAAGAGCGGTATGGTTGCTTCGGTCAGTGAGATTGCCTCGAAAGTTGGCGTGGATATTCTCAAACGCGGCGGCAATGCGATTGATGCGGCGGTGGCGGTCGGGTTGGCGTTGGCTGTGGTGTGGCCTTCGGCGGGCAATATCGGCGGCGGCGGATTCATGATGATCAAGCTGGCCGATGGCAAGACGACCGCGATTGATTACCGCGAGATGGGGCCAGCCGTGGCGCATCGCAACGTTTATCTCGATGCCAAGGGTGATTACATCAAAGGCTCTTCGACCTACGGCCACAAAGCGGCGGGCGTGCCGGGGTCAGTGGCCGGGATGGCCTATGCGTTGAGCAAATATGGCAAGCTGAAATGGGCTGATGTCGCGCAACCTGCCTTCACCCTGGCGCAAAATGGTTTTCCCGTCTGGTATCAATTCGAGCGCAGTTTGAAAGGCAGCCAGAAAGAACTGGAACGCTACCCGGAAAGCAAGCGCGTTTTCCTGCGCAACGGCAAACCTTACGAGACGGGGGAGATTTTCCGGCAACCGGAATTGGCCGCGACTTTGGGCCGCCTGATCAAACTCGGGCCACAGGAGTTTTACACCGGCAGGACGGCCCGGCTGATCGAAGCCACCATGCGCAAAGCGGCGCAGGAGCATGGTTACGCAAAGCCCTGGATGACCGTGCAGGATTTGAAAAACTACAAGGCTATCGAACGCACGCCGCTCAAGACCAAATATCGCGGCCACGAAATTTACACGATGCCGCCGCCGTCTTCGGGCGGTGTGGCGCTGGTCGAGATGTTGAACATTCTGGAACGCTACGATCTGAAGGCGATGGGCGCGGGTTCGTCGCAAAGCTTGCACTTGATGACCGAGGCGATGCGCCGTGCCTTTGCTGACCGCGCCGAATTCCTGGGCGATCCCGATTTCGTCAAAGTACCGATTGCCGGACTGACCTCGCGCGCTTACGCCGACAAACTGGCCGACACGATTCGGATGGAACAGGCTTCGACCTCGGAAGAGATCAAGCACGGCGAACCGGCGGGCTATGAATCCGAAGAGACGACGCATTACACCGTGGTGGACAAGGATGGCAACGTGGTCGCCTGCACGACGACTTTGAATGAAAGCTACGGCAACAAGATCACGGTCGAGGGCGCGGGCTTCCTGCTCAACAACGAGATGGACGATTTTGCGCCGAAGCCGGGTTCGCCCAACGCCTACAATTTGATTCAGGGCGAGAATAACGCCGTCGCCGCGCGCAAACGTCCGCTCTCTTCGATGACGCCGAGCATCGTGTTGAAGGACGGCCAATTCTGGTTCGCGGTCGGCAGCCCCGGCGGCCCCACGATCATCAACACTGTGCTGCAAGTCATCCTCAACGTGATTGACCACGGCATGAACATTCAACAGGCCATCGAATGGCCGCGCATCCATCATCAATGGATGCCTGACACGATCACGTATGAACCGTATGGCATTGCGCCCGATGTGCTCAAAGCGCTGGAAGCCAAGGGGCACAAATTCGTGGAACGTCCGCGTTATATGGGCGATGCCGAAGGCGTGATGATCGAAGACAAAACCGGTGTGCGGCTGGGCGGCAGCGATCCGCGTTTGGATGGACATTCCGTCGGGTATTAA
- a CDS encoding response regulator, which translates to MLNLPKKILVVEDDETMRLTLAALLRREGFDVRTARDGEEGYAAALASCPDLIITDLQMPVLDGVELARLIRCQRGQLSQAPILALSANLQEYHLPERMSSGINRFFDKAKQDRQTLLSAVHALLETAPREFVSII; encoded by the coding sequence ATGTTGAATTTGCCGAAAAAGATTTTGGTCGTTGAAGATGATGAAACCATGCGCCTGACGCTGGCCGCATTGTTGCGGCGCGAAGGCTTTGACGTGCGCACGGCGCGCGATGGCGAAGAGGGCTATGCGGCGGCGCTCGCCAGTTGCCCGGATTTGATCATCACCGATTTGCAGATGCCGGTGCTGGACGGCGTCGAGTTGGCGCGGCTGATTCGTTGTCAGCGCGGGCAATTGAGCCAGGCGCCCATCCTGGCCCTGAGCGCGAATTTGCAGGAGTATCATTTGCCCGAACGCATGAGTTCGGGCATCAATCGCTTTTTTGATAAAGCCAAACAAGACCGGCAAACGCTGCTCTCGGCGGTTCATGCGTTGCTTGAAACCGCGCCGCGCGAGTTTGTGTCAATCATCTGA
- the yjjX gene encoding inosine/xanthosine triphosphatase — MPFVFAVGSTNPVKIQCVAAAIAQFWPDVVARGVATDSGVSQQPVADDEMCTGARNRARQALQQIAEADYGVGIEGGVCDTAEGMWAYAWVVIVARDGSMGTGQTGRFMLPAGVAQLVRAGLELGEADDRFFGRENSKQKEGAIGLLSSGKLDRLQLYQQGVTFALLRFVNPEFYERNVASDD, encoded by the coding sequence ATGCCTTTTGTTTTTGCGGTCGGTTCAACCAATCCGGTAAAAATTCAATGCGTCGCGGCGGCCATCGCGCAGTTCTGGCCTGACGTGGTGGCACGCGGCGTGGCAACCGATTCGGGCGTCAGCCAGCAACCGGTTGCGGATGATGAGATGTGCACGGGCGCGCGCAATCGTGCGCGCCAGGCGTTACAGCAAATTGCCGAAGCGGATTACGGCGTCGGCATCGAAGGCGGCGTGTGCGACACCGCCGAGGGGATGTGGGCCTATGCCTGGGTCGTGATCGTGGCGCGCGACGGGAGTATGGGCACAGGGCAGACGGGTCGTTTTATGTTGCCGGCGGGTGTCGCGCAACTGGTGCGCGCGGGGTTGGAGTTGGGCGAAGCGGATGACCGTTTTTTTGGGCGGGAAAACTCCAAACAAAAAGAAGGCGCGATTGGCCTGCTTTCAAGTGGGAAATTGGATCGGCTGCAACTCTATCAACAGGGCGTCACGTTCGCGCTGTTGCGTTTCGTCAATCCGGAATTTTATGAACGTAATGTGGCTTCAGATGATTGA
- a CDS encoding formylglycine-generating enzyme family protein — translation MSSTITITRALLVLTTSAGLLLIAVFSACTTRPQTKTPRSPKAATLPIAPALVNVAGTPIKAVHFEFATAKVDASGAVTKVPGQKAAGFAEDLGDNTRLEMIEIPAGEFQMGSSETEIQAAFTESKTFSPNAKLEWFNGEMPKHKVILPAFFMGKLEVTQAQWRAVAKLPQVKIELKADPANFKGDDLPVENIIWEEALEFCDRLTKLTGRTYRLPSEAEWEYAARGGTTSPFAFGETITPEIVNYDGRYPYGAAAKGLFREKTTASGSLGVANPFGLYDMHGNLWEWCQDYKHPNYNGAPTDGSAWIADGDAKLRSLRGGSWNYYGRNCRSGFRYFLPPDIRSLLVGFRVVVAAKAK, via the coding sequence ATGTCATCCACGATAACCATCACTCGCGCCTTACTGGTGCTGACAACGTCTGCGGGATTGCTGCTCATTGCGGTTTTCTCGGCCTGCACCACAAGGCCACAAACCAAAACACCCCGTTCTCCTAAAGCGGCAACTCTGCCAATAGCGCCAGCACTGGTTAATGTCGCGGGCACACCCATCAAAGCGGTACACTTTGAATTTGCTACTGCCAAAGTGGATGCCAGCGGCGCCGTCACCAAAGTGCCCGGCCAAAAAGCCGCTGGGTTTGCTGAAGACCTGGGCGACAACACGCGGCTGGAGATGATCGAAATCCCGGCGGGCGAATTCCAAATGGGTTCGAGCGAAACCGAAATCCAGGCCGCCTTTACCGAGTCAAAAACCTTCAGCCCCAACGCCAAGCTCGAATGGTTCAACGGCGAGATGCCCAAACACAAAGTCATCTTGCCCGCCTTTTTCATGGGCAAGCTTGAAGTCACCCAGGCGCAATGGCGCGCCGTCGCCAAATTGCCCCAGGTCAAAATCGAATTAAAAGCCGACCCGGCTAATTTCAAAGGCGACGACCTGCCCGTCGAAAACATCATCTGGGAAGAAGCGCTCGAATTTTGCGACCGCCTGACCAAACTGACCGGGCGTACTTACCGCTTGCCCAGCGAAGCCGAATGGGAATACGCCGCGCGGGGCGGCACGACTTCGCCCTTTGCCTTTGGCGAAACCATCACGCCTGAGATCGTCAATTACGATGGGCGTTATCCTTACGGCGCGGCGGCCAAGGGCCTCTTCCGCGAAAAGACGACCGCCTCCGGCAGCCTCGGCGTAGCCAATCCGTTCGGGCTTTACGACATGCACGGCAATCTGTGGGAATGGTGCCAGGATTACAAACACCCTAACTACAATGGCGCACCCACGGACGGCAGCGCTTGGATTGCGGATGGTGACGCCAAGCTACGCTCGTTGCGCGGTGGTTCGTGGAATTATTACGGGCGCAATTGCCGCTCCGGCTTCCGCTACTTCCTGCCGCCCGATATTCGCAGTCTGCTGGTGGGCTTTCGCGTCGTGGTGGCGGCCAAAGCGAAGTAA